A DNA window from Carnobacterium funditum DSM 5970 contains the following coding sequences:
- a CDS encoding MATE family efflux transporter: MTEKKKLFSLTFPIFLESLLFSIIGSVDTIMLSRYNDSAVGAVGVVNQMIFLILIAGNIILSGTGILLAQAIGAKRSKAHLQKLTLTAILVNLIMGFLFSLAFVAFSGSVLSIMNLRGEMLAFAKQYLVIVGGFIFMQLLAMTFSMFLRSFGKTKATLKISIITNLTNVFLNYLLIYGHLGFSAMGVRGAAIATIISRGLGMIILSYLVYDLIFKPKMVSFTMGDFKENIPAILKFGLPAAGEQISYNLARFVMMLMITRLGEVAITAYSYSNTLVSFVYIFAVSLGQGTSIMIGWHFGAKNYLKTKDLTSFASKASFIISMLACLILVLFRVPLLGLLTNNLQIITLASQVLVFNFILEAGRSQNLIFVSALRASSDVKFPFYVGVLSMWSVGVFLAYFFSFPLQMGLVGVWLALGLDEIVRSIFMRLRWRKNMQKIFLELSS, from the coding sequence ATGACTGAGAAGAAAAAACTATTCTCCTTAACTTTTCCAATTTTTTTAGAGAGCTTATTATTTTCCATCATTGGAAGTGTAGATACCATCATGCTCTCTCGCTACAATGACTCCGCCGTAGGAGCGGTGGGAGTGGTTAATCAAATGATTTTCCTCATTCTTATTGCAGGCAATATTATTCTTTCTGGTACAGGTATCTTGCTTGCACAAGCTATCGGAGCAAAAAGATCAAAAGCTCATCTTCAAAAATTGACTTTAACAGCCATACTGGTCAATCTAATTATGGGGTTTCTTTTTAGTTTAGCTTTCGTGGCTTTCTCTGGGAGCGTTTTAAGTATTATGAATCTGCGAGGGGAGATGCTAGCTTTCGCAAAACAATATCTAGTCATTGTGGGTGGCTTTATTTTTATGCAACTTCTGGCCATGACATTTTCCATGTTTCTTCGTTCCTTTGGGAAAACGAAAGCCACATTAAAGATTTCTATCATTACCAACTTAACCAATGTATTTTTAAATTATCTTTTGATTTATGGTCATTTGGGTTTCTCAGCTATGGGGGTAAGAGGGGCTGCCATAGCCACCATTATAAGTCGAGGCTTAGGGATGATTATTTTAAGCTATCTGGTTTATGACCTAATTTTCAAACCTAAAATGGTCTCCTTCACCATGGGAGATTTTAAAGAAAATATTCCTGCTATTTTAAAATTTGGTCTTCCTGCAGCTGGAGAACAAATTTCTTACAATCTGGCCCGTTTTGTCATGATGCTAATGATTACAAGACTCGGGGAAGTAGCTATCACTGCGTATTCCTACAGCAATACTCTGGTTAGCTTTGTTTATATTTTTGCTGTTTCCTTAGGGCAAGGCACCTCCATCATGATAGGCTGGCACTTTGGTGCGAAAAACTATTTAAAAACCAAGGACCTAACCTCCTTTGCTTCTAAAGCTTCCTTTATTATTAGTATGCTAGCTTGTTTAATTCTAGTTTTATTTAGAGTTCCTCTACTGGGTTTACTCACTAATAATCTGCAAATCATTACTTTAGCCAGCCAAGTTTTAGTGTTTAATTTTATTTTAGAAGCGGGAAGAAGCCAGAATTTGATTTTTGTAAGTGCCTTAAGAGCTTCCTCTGATGTGAAATTCCCTTTCTATGTCGGCGTTTTATCCATGTGGAGTGTTGGTGTGTTTCTCGCTTACTTCTTCTCTTTTCCACTTCAAATGGGCTTAGTAGGAGTCTGGTTAGCTTTAGGTCTAGACGAAATTGTCCGTTCTATCTTTATGAGACTCAGGTGGCGGAAAAATATGCAGAAAATTTTTCTTGAACTATCATCATAA
- a CDS encoding tRNA dihydrouridine synthase, which produces MKDNFWQELPRPFFVLAPMEDVTDVVFRHVVANAAKPDVFFTEFTNSESYCHPDGKESVRGRLTFTEDEQPMVAHIWGDKPEFFKEMSIGIAELGFRGIDLNMGCPAPNVFKHGRGSGLILRTEVAAELIQAAKAGGLPVSVKTRLGASSVDEWTAWLTHLLKQDIANLSIHLRTKREMSKVDAHWELIPEIKKLRDEIAPQTLITINGDIPDYKTGMELAGKYGIDGVMIGRGIFHNPFAFEKEPKEHGPKELLNLFRNHLDLFDQFSEEDTRIFKPLRRFFKIYIREFKGASALRVQLMDTQTTAEVRSLLDEFEAKYLMENEKVLN; this is translated from the coding sequence ATGAAAGATAATTTTTGGCAAGAATTGCCCCGACCGTTTTTTGTATTAGCACCCATGGAAGATGTGACGGATGTTGTATTTCGTCATGTCGTTGCTAACGCAGCAAAACCTGATGTGTTTTTTACTGAATTTACGAATAGTGAAAGTTATTGTCACCCTGATGGCAAAGAAAGTGTCCGCGGACGTTTGACGTTTACAGAAGACGAACAGCCAATGGTCGCTCATATTTGGGGCGATAAGCCTGAATTCTTTAAAGAGATGAGTATTGGTATAGCAGAACTAGGCTTTCGTGGGATTGATTTGAATATGGGCTGTCCAGCGCCTAACGTTTTTAAACACGGTAGAGGATCAGGATTGATTCTTCGCACAGAAGTTGCTGCTGAACTGATACAAGCAGCAAAAGCAGGAGGTCTTCCGGTAAGTGTGAAGACTAGGCTGGGAGCTTCGAGTGTAGACGAATGGACTGCTTGGCTCACTCACTTATTAAAACAAGATATTGCAAATCTATCTATTCACTTACGTACGAAAAGAGAGATGAGTAAGGTAGATGCTCACTGGGAACTCATTCCAGAGATTAAGAAACTACGTGATGAAATCGCACCGCAGACGTTGATAACCATTAACGGTGACATTCCTGATTATAAAACAGGAATGGAACTGGCTGGAAAATACGGCATTGATGGCGTGATGATTGGACGAGGCATTTTCCATAATCCATTTGCTTTTGAAAAAGAACCTAAAGAACATGGGCCAAAAGAATTGCTAAATCTGTTTAGAAACCATTTAGATTTATTCGATCAATTTTCAGAAGAAGACACACGTATCTTTAAGCCACTTCGTCGTTTCTTTAAAATTTATATTCGCGAATTCAAAGGAGCAAGTGCTCTAAGGGTCCAATTGATGGATACTCAGACAACAGCTGAAGTCCGTTCACTGCTGGATGAGTTTGAAGCTAAGTATCTTATGGAGAATGAAAAAGTCTTGAACTAA
- a CDS encoding DUF262 domain-containing protein, producing MSRGFQPEITIKEAIDSIDSNKFLLPAIQRKFVWSTNQIELLFDSVMRNYPINSLMLWEINSENIKNNYKFYSFLRRYIQKYGEMNEALNTRGKNETFYAVIDGQQRLNSLYIGLKGTYALKLPHKHLNYTEDNFPPMKLYLNIKSKYESDTEIDKKYEFKFLKEEKAQNENSQKDKYWYEVGNILTMEKPKDQYIFLQKSGLDENEYAQDALDLLSTVINKDKLLNYFVEDEQNPDKVLDIFIRTNDGGTKLTFSDLLMSVLTANWLDAREKFDDLIKDVNQFGDFSINTDLILKTTLILYSDDIKNRVKNFDNATVKSIIDNWGRIRKSILNTFELFYRLGFNNKTFPAKNAAIPIIAWVYKNNKEEMIIKNIFFESKDDDSDHRKIKKWLTLVFLKRIFGGQSDTVLLDIKKVINAESNASFPLKQIMESAKRNPAKNYSFDDEFIDGLFESKCGSENAAFVLSLFYPDLDYYNQNFHIDHIHPKTKFINIEFAATIFTDDELNENGDNWNKIGNLELLNSEKNESKNDKALSEWVSEKGLSNKFFFVDEDISLELVNFSKFYTNRVSNMKIKLKDLVK from the coding sequence ATGAGTAGAGGTTTTCAGCCAGAAATAACAATCAAAGAAGCAATTGATAGTATTGACTCAAATAAGTTCTTACTACCTGCCATTCAAAGGAAATTTGTGTGGTCAACAAATCAGATTGAACTATTATTTGATAGTGTTATGAGAAACTATCCTATTAATTCACTTATGTTATGGGAAATAAATTCTGAGAATATAAAGAATAATTATAAGTTTTATTCTTTTTTGAGAAGGTATATACAAAAATATGGTGAGATGAATGAGGCATTGAATACCAGAGGCAAGAATGAAACTTTTTATGCGGTAATTGATGGACAGCAACGTTTAAATAGTTTATATATAGGGCTTAAAGGAACGTATGCTTTGAAACTACCCCATAAACATTTGAATTATACTGAAGATAATTTTCCGCCAATGAAACTATATTTAAATATCAAAAGTAAGTACGAGTCAGATACTGAAATTGATAAGAAGTATGAATTTAAATTTTTAAAAGAGGAAAAAGCACAAAATGAAAATTCTCAAAAAGATAAATATTGGTATGAAGTTGGAAATATTCTAACTATGGAAAAACCAAAAGATCAGTATATATTTTTACAAAAATCAGGATTAGATGAAAATGAATATGCTCAAGATGCACTAGATTTACTTTCTACAGTAATTAATAAAGATAAGTTATTGAATTATTTCGTTGAAGACGAGCAAAATCCAGATAAAGTTTTAGATATTTTCATAAGAACTAATGATGGTGGAACAAAACTAACTTTTTCTGATTTATTAATGTCTGTTCTTACTGCAAACTGGTTAGATGCGAGAGAAAAATTCGATGATTTAATAAAAGATGTTAATCAATTTGGCGATTTTTCAATTAATACAGATTTGATATTAAAGACTACATTAATCCTTTATTCAGATGATATTAAAAATCGCGTGAAGAATTTTGATAACGCTACTGTTAAAAGTATTATAGATAATTGGGGAAGAATTAGGAAATCAATATTAAATACTTTTGAATTGTTTTATAGATTAGGATTTAATAATAAAACATTTCCTGCAAAAAATGCAGCGATTCCTATTATTGCTTGGGTATATAAGAATAATAAAGAAGAGATGATTATCAAGAATATATTTTTTGAATCAAAAGATGATGATTCAGACCATAGAAAAATAAAGAAATGGCTAACTTTAGTATTCCTTAAACGGATTTTTGGTGGTCAATCAGATACAGTCCTTTTAGATATTAAGAAAGTTATTAATGCAGAAAGCAATGCTAGTTTCCCATTGAAACAAATTATGGAATCGGCTAAAAGAAATCCCGCAAAAAATTATTCGTTTGATGATGAATTTATTGATGGTCTTTTTGAGTCGAAATGCGGTTCAGAGAATGCTGCTTTTGTATTATCATTATTTTATCCAGATTTAGATTATTATAATCAAAACTTTCATATTGATCATATTCATCCTAAGACTAAATTTATTAATATTGAATTTGCGGCAACAATTTTTACAGATGATGAGCTTAATGAAAATGGTGATAACTGGAACAAAATAGGGAATTTAGAGTTGCTGAACAGTGAAAAAAATGAATCTAAGAATGATAAAGCACTTAGTGAATGGGTTAGTGAAAAAGGTTTATCGAATAAATTCTTTTTTGTAGATGAAGATATTAGTCTAGAGCTTGTAAATTTTAGTAAATTTTATACTAATCGAGTTAGTAATATGAAAATAAAATTAAAAGATTTAGTGAAATAG
- the sufB gene encoding Fe-S cluster assembly protein SufB, with translation MSKVPESQEYQYGFHDDVESVYTTGKGISEAIIRDISARKEEPEWMLDFRLKSFQRYQSQTMPTWGADLSGIDFDNITYYKKSSNKPERDWEDVPEKIKETFERLGIPEAERKYLAGAGAQFESEVVYHNMKEEFEKMGIVFTDTDSALKEYPEIFKEHFATVVPPTDNKLAALNSATWSGGTFIYVPKGVRCDVPLQMYFRINDEAMGQFERTLIVVDEGASIHYVEGCTAPTFSSSSLHAAVVEIVVKKDAYCRYTTIQNWSDNVYNLVTKRATVDAGGTMEWIDGNLGAKTTMKYPSVFLNGNGARGTMLSIAMAGAGQNQDTGAKMIHNAPNTSSSIVSKSIAHDGGEVNYRGQVIFGKNSGGSISHIECDTIIMDDLSKSDTIPYNEIHNGNVSLEHEAKVSKISEEQLYYLMSRGLTEERATEMIIMGFVEPFSKELPMEYAVELNRLIAYEMEGSVG, from the coding sequence ATGAGTAAAGTACCAGAATCGCAAGAGTACCAATACGGTTTTCATGATGATGTCGAGTCGGTTTATACAACTGGAAAAGGCATTTCAGAAGCCATCATTCGAGACATCTCTGCTCGTAAGGAAGAGCCAGAATGGATGCTTGATTTTCGATTAAAGTCTTTTCAACGTTACCAAAGCCAAACCATGCCAACTTGGGGTGCTGATTTATCCGGTATTGACTTTGATAATATTACCTACTACAAGAAATCAAGCAATAAACCAGAACGTGATTGGGAAGATGTACCTGAAAAAATCAAAGAAACCTTTGAACGACTGGGTATTCCTGAGGCGGAACGCAAATATCTAGCCGGAGCTGGTGCACAGTTTGAATCTGAAGTGGTGTACCACAACATGAAAGAAGAGTTCGAAAAGATGGGGATTGTCTTTACAGACACAGATTCCGCTTTGAAAGAATACCCAGAGATTTTCAAAGAACACTTTGCAACGGTTGTGCCACCAACAGACAACAAGTTAGCGGCGTTAAACTCAGCGACTTGGTCAGGCGGTACGTTTATTTATGTGCCAAAAGGCGTGCGTTGTGATGTGCCGTTACAAATGTACTTTAGAATTAACGATGAAGCGATGGGTCAATTCGAACGGACATTAATAGTTGTCGATGAAGGAGCGAGCATTCATTACGTTGAAGGCTGTACTGCCCCAACTTTTTCATCCAGTAGTTTACACGCAGCAGTCGTTGAAATTGTCGTTAAAAAAGATGCGTATTGTCGCTATACGACCATTCAAAACTGGTCGGATAATGTTTACAATTTAGTGACGAAGAGAGCAACCGTCGATGCAGGCGGTACGATGGAATGGATTGATGGCAACTTAGGTGCGAAAACAACCATGAAATACCCAAGTGTTTTCCTGAATGGGAATGGCGCACGTGGTACGATGTTGTCGATCGCAATGGCTGGAGCTGGGCAAAACCAAGACACCGGTGCAAAAATGATTCACAATGCACCTAATACGTCTAGTTCAATTGTCTCGAAATCCATTGCGCACGATGGTGGCGAAGTAAACTATCGTGGTCAAGTGATTTTTGGGAAGAATTCAGGTGGATCGATATCTCATATCGAATGCGATACGATCATTATGGATGATTTGTCTAAATCAGATACGATTCCCTACAATGAAATCCACAACGGCAATGTGTCATTAGAACATGAAGCTAAAGTATCTAAAATATCAGAAGAACAATTGTATTACTTGATGAGTCGTGGCTTAACCGAAGAACGAGCTACAGAAATGATCATCATGGGCTTTGTTGAACCGTTCTCTAAAGAATTGCCAATGGAATACGCAGTAGAATTGAATCGATTGATTGCTTATGAGATGGAAGGGTCTGTGGGGTAA
- the sufU gene encoding Fe-S cluster assembly sulfur transfer protein SufU, giving the protein MALTRLDQLYRQVILDHSSHPHHHGTLKEATNQVEMNNPTCGDVIELQLTVADNRIEAIRFSGSGCTISTASASMMTDVVLGKTPKEALALVDQFSLLVQGKDNVNLDDLGDAAILSGVAKFPARIRCATLAWKGLEKALLTANEMASNDKE; this is encoded by the coding sequence ATGGCACTAACTAGATTAGATCAATTGTACCGACAAGTTATTTTAGACCATTCTAGCCACCCACATCACCACGGCACATTAAAAGAGGCAACCAATCAAGTCGAGATGAATAATCCAACGTGTGGCGATGTGATTGAGTTGCAATTAACTGTAGCCGATAACCGCATCGAAGCGATTCGCTTTTCAGGTAGTGGTTGCACGATCAGTACCGCCAGTGCTAGCATGATGACCGACGTGGTTCTAGGTAAAACACCGAAAGAAGCACTCGCCTTAGTTGACCAGTTTTCTTTATTAGTACAAGGAAAAGACAACGTCAATTTGGACGATTTAGGCGATGCAGCGATTTTGAGTGGCGTTGCGAAATTTCCAGCCCGGATCCGTTGTGCAACATTAGCTTGGAAAGGGTTAGAAAAAGCATTGCTGACGGCCAATGAGATGGCCTCCAATGATAAGGAATAA
- a CDS encoding cysteine desulfurase, producing MMFQGEEVKKDFPILNQVVNDEPLIYLDSAATSQKPTAVLTAIATYYQTANANVHRGVHTLAERATRQYEAARETVRAFIQAKETAEVLFTRGTTTSLNWVAKSYGETNVHEGDEIVISYMEHHSNIVPWQQLAKKKKATLKYIELTEDGQLDLASAKQQITNRTKIVALTHVSNVLGSVNPIAELTQLAHSVGAVIVVDGAQAVPHMTVDVAELDVDFYAFSGHKMLGPTGIGVLYGKRALLEAMEPVEYGGEMIDFVYDQESTWTELPWKFEAGTPNIAGAIGLAAAIDYLNQLGMEHIQSHETELVTYLLPKLRVIPGLVIYGQTDALNHTGVVTFNVADIHPHDLATALDMQGIAVRAGHHCTQPLMRQLVTSSTVRASFYLYNTKADCDSLVEAILAAKEFFNYGTN from the coding sequence ATGATGTTTCAAGGTGAAGAGGTAAAAAAAGATTTTCCAATATTAAATCAAGTGGTGAATGATGAACCGCTAATTTATCTGGATAGTGCTGCGACCAGTCAAAAGCCCACAGCTGTCTTAACTGCCATTGCAACCTATTATCAAACTGCTAACGCCAATGTTCACCGCGGTGTGCATACGTTAGCCGAACGAGCTACCCGTCAATATGAAGCTGCTCGTGAAACCGTTCGAGCGTTTATTCAAGCTAAAGAAACCGCTGAAGTGTTGTTCACAAGAGGAACAACTACCAGTTTGAATTGGGTAGCCAAAAGTTATGGCGAAACCAATGTCCATGAGGGCGATGAAATTGTGATTTCTTATATGGAACACCATTCAAACATTGTTCCTTGGCAACAACTGGCTAAAAAGAAAAAAGCGACCTTGAAATATATCGAGTTAACCGAAGATGGGCAGTTAGATTTGGCCAGTGCAAAACAACAAATCACCAATCGAACGAAAATCGTTGCCTTGACGCATGTTTCAAATGTCTTAGGTAGTGTGAATCCAATTGCAGAATTGACTCAACTAGCTCACAGCGTTGGGGCCGTCATCGTTGTTGATGGAGCGCAAGCTGTGCCACATATGACAGTCGATGTAGCTGAGTTAGATGTTGATTTTTATGCGTTTAGTGGACACAAAATGCTAGGGCCAACCGGTATTGGCGTCTTGTATGGTAAAAGAGCGTTATTAGAAGCGATGGAACCAGTTGAATACGGCGGCGAAATGATTGACTTTGTTTATGACCAAGAAAGTACCTGGACCGAGTTGCCGTGGAAATTTGAAGCGGGTACTCCTAATATTGCTGGTGCAATCGGCTTAGCTGCTGCAATCGATTACTTGAATCAACTAGGGATGGAACATATTCAGTCTCATGAAACAGAGTTGGTGACTTACTTGTTGCCTAAACTTCGTGTAATTCCAGGTTTAGTTATCTATGGACAAACAGATGCTTTAAACCACACAGGGGTTGTGACCTTTAATGTGGCTGACATTCACCCACATGATTTAGCAACGGCACTGGATATGCAAGGGATTGCTGTTCGAGCAGGCCATCACTGCACGCAACCGCTAATGAGGCAGCTTGTAACTTCTTCAACTGTCAGAGCAAGTTTTTATCTCTACAACACAAAAGCAGACTGTGACAGCCTGGTTGAAGCGATTTTAGCCGCAAAGGAGTTTTTTAATTATGGCACTAACTAG
- the sufD gene encoding Fe-S cluster assembly protein SufD — translation MKEIAYKDTLGDVRMFSMMKNEPTWMLDLRLAALEKISSLELPVIERVHYNRWPLLQVPDFNLVEEPVFLANDFLTEESDAPRIVQVGTQTAFEQLSMELIEQGVIFTDIFTAMEEHPELVEAAYMQLAVKPDEDKLTAFHAAFMTSGVFLYVPKNVVITEPLEALFVQNSQETNSLIKHVLIYADTNSAFTYVEKYQTIGNQKNAANIVVEVITKPGAKVKFSAVDELGENTTTYFNRRGHLLGNSRIEWAIGVMNDGDVIADFDSDLIGEGSHSEVKVVAISMGKQIQAIDTRVTNFGRHSVGHILQHGVILEKATLTFNGIGHIIKGAKGADAQQESRILMLSDKARGDANPILLIDENDVTAGHAASVGRLDPEEMYYLMSRGIPKDIAERLVTRGFLGSVIAAIPLKTIREDLVETIEGKLIK, via the coding sequence ATGAAAGAAATAGCATACAAAGATACTCTTGGCGACGTCCGGATGTTTTCTATGATGAAAAATGAACCAACTTGGATGCTGGATTTGCGTTTAGCGGCTTTAGAAAAGATTTCTTCATTGGAGTTGCCAGTCATTGAGCGTGTACATTACAATCGTTGGCCACTGTTACAAGTGCCAGATTTTAACCTTGTTGAAGAACCGGTTTTCTTAGCCAATGACTTTTTAACAGAAGAGTCAGATGCTCCTCGTATTGTTCAAGTCGGGACGCAAACAGCTTTTGAACAATTATCGATGGAATTGATTGAACAAGGCGTTATCTTTACAGATATTTTTACAGCGATGGAAGAACACCCTGAACTAGTAGAAGCAGCGTATATGCAACTAGCTGTTAAACCAGATGAAGACAAACTAACGGCTTTCCATGCAGCCTTTATGACTAGTGGCGTCTTTTTATATGTACCAAAAAATGTCGTCATCACAGAACCGCTAGAAGCGTTATTCGTCCAAAATAGTCAAGAAACTAACAGTCTAATCAAACACGTGTTGATTTATGCTGATACCAATAGTGCCTTTACCTATGTAGAAAAATACCAAACGATTGGGAATCAGAAAAATGCAGCCAATATTGTGGTAGAAGTGATCACTAAACCTGGTGCAAAAGTGAAGTTTTCAGCCGTTGATGAATTAGGCGAAAATACCACGACCTATTTTAATCGTCGTGGCCATTTACTAGGCAATTCAAGAATAGAATGGGCGATTGGCGTGATGAATGATGGGGATGTGATTGCGGACTTTGATTCCGACTTGATTGGAGAAGGTTCTCACAGTGAAGTGAAAGTTGTGGCCATCAGTATGGGCAAACAAATTCAAGCCATTGATACCAGAGTGACGAATTTTGGCCGACATTCAGTCGGGCATATTTTACAACATGGCGTGATTCTCGAAAAAGCTACCTTAACCTTTAACGGTATTGGACACATTATTAAAGGCGCAAAAGGAGCCGACGCCCAGCAAGAAAGTCGCATTTTGATGCTATCAGATAAAGCGCGTGGCGATGCAAATCCGATTCTTTTAATTGATGAAAATGATGTAACAGCCGGGCATGCAGCCAGTGTTGGGCGTTTGGATCCAGAAGAAATGTATTATTTGATGAGTCGCGGGATTCCAAAAGATATAGCCGAACGCTTAGTTACCCGCGGCTTTTTAGGTTCCGTGATTGCAGCCATCCCGTTGAAAACGATTCGTGAGGACTTAGTGGAAACGATTGAAGGGAAGTTAATAAAATGA
- the sufC gene encoding Fe-S cluster assembly ATPase SufC, which produces MAVLEIKNLHVSIEEKEILKGVDLTVKTNEIHAIMGPNGTGKSTLAAAIMGHPSFTITQGEISLDGENVLEMAVDERARAGLFLGVQYPSEIAGITNAEFMRAAINARREDDNKIPVMQFIRKMDEKMELLDMSEEMAERYLNEGFSGGEKKRNEILQMMMIEPTFAILDEIDSGLDIDALKVVSKGINAMRGESFGALIITHYQRLLNYVTPDVVHVMMNGIIVKTGGAELAKRLEAEGYKGIRDELGIEFDLDED; this is translated from the coding sequence ATGGCTGTTTTAGAAATTAAAAATTTACATGTTTCCATTGAAGAGAAAGAAATTTTAAAAGGCGTTGATTTGACGGTGAAAACAAATGAAATTCACGCAATTATGGGGCCTAATGGAACCGGTAAATCAACATTAGCTGCCGCAATTATGGGACATCCTAGTTTTACTATAACCCAAGGTGAGATTTCACTAGATGGTGAAAATGTATTAGAAATGGCTGTTGATGAGCGGGCACGTGCTGGTTTATTTTTAGGGGTGCAATACCCAAGCGAAATTGCTGGTATTACGAATGCAGAATTTATGAGAGCTGCGATTAATGCCCGTCGTGAGGATGACAACAAGATTCCCGTGATGCAGTTTATTCGTAAGATGGATGAAAAAATGGAGTTATTAGATATGTCTGAAGAAATGGCAGAACGTTATTTAAATGAAGGCTTTTCTGGTGGAGAAAAAAAGCGCAATGAAATTTTGCAGATGATGATGATTGAGCCGACTTTTGCAATTTTGGATGAAATCGATTCAGGATTAGATATCGATGCGTTAAAAGTGGTGTCTAAAGGCATTAATGCGATGCGCGGCGAATCATTTGGCGCACTCATTATTACGCATTACCAACGCTTATTAAATTATGTGACACCAGATGTGGTTCACGTGATGATGAATGGAATCATTGTAAAAACGGGTGGAGCTGAACTGGCGAAGCGTTTAGAAGCAGAAGGCTACAAAGGTATTCGGGATGAATTGGGTATCGAGTTTGATTTAGATGAAGACTAA
- a CDS encoding gamma-glutamyl-gamma-aminobutyrate hydrolase family protein, producing the protein MSKPIIGIPGNILRGVNETNGVTITYTPQGFIDGIQAAKGVPVIFPISPTEDASYYVDQIDGLLLAGGQDISPLLFGEEPHLKLEATEPARDAFEMALIKETLAQHKPILAICRGMHLLNVMYGGTLYQALSDYKELTVQHIQQTYFNTGSHTITLDTESQLGTIFGATYLVNSYHHQAIKELADSFKAVAWSKDNLVEGFESTDSEQSIIAVQWHPELMLKEDLKMQRLFTDFVKRASVAY; encoded by the coding sequence ATGAGTAAACCAATTATTGGTATTCCGGGAAACATTTTACGTGGTGTTAACGAAACAAACGGAGTCACCATCACATACACACCACAAGGTTTCATCGACGGCATTCAAGCCGCAAAAGGCGTACCTGTTATTTTTCCAATTAGCCCAACAGAAGACGCTTCTTATTATGTTGACCAAATTGATGGATTGTTATTAGCTGGAGGACAAGATATTTCTCCTTTATTATTTGGCGAAGAGCCTCATTTGAAATTAGAGGCCACTGAGCCCGCCCGCGATGCATTCGAAATGGCGCTAATAAAAGAAACCTTAGCTCAGCATAAACCGATTTTAGCAATTTGTCGCGGTATGCACCTATTGAATGTCATGTATGGCGGAACTCTTTACCAAGCTCTTTCTGATTATAAGGAACTAACCGTGCAACACATTCAGCAAACTTATTTCAATACAGGCTCTCATACCATTACCCTAGATACCGAAAGTCAATTGGGGACTATTTTTGGGGCAACTTATTTAGTAAACTCTTATCACCACCAAGCTATTAAAGAATTGGCTGACTCGTTTAAAGCCGTTGCTTGGAGCAAAGATAACCTGGTTGAAGGGTTTGAATCGACTGATTCTGAGCAAAGCATCATCGCCGTCCAATGGCATCCAGAATTAATGTTAAAAGAAGACCTCAAGATGCAGCGCTTGTTTACAGATTTTGTTAAACGTGCTTCAGTTGCTTATTAA